A region of Bacillus cabrialesii DNA encodes the following proteins:
- a CDS encoding LolA family protein yields MKKVRKSFVLLLTGLLAVLILSACGQKTQQDIVTGLDEKAKEYTSYKAKAKMTIETGSEPQVYNVEIWHKKPSLYRVYLENPKKDQNQVILRNENGVFVLTPSLNKSFRFQSDWPNNSSQVYLFESLVKDVQNDSDAVFTAKEKKYVFETKTNYQHNKMLPTQEITFNKKDMSPLSVKVMDTDRKVMVKVEFSSFEFNKQFDKESFDEKKNMTLSQMDVATSAKPSDTFAVKTPLELPLGVKLLEEKDISTEDGKRIIMTYGGEKSFTLIQEKAQIAKASSSVTLNGEPVNLGYTIGALSDSSLSWTYDGVDYLLSSKDLSKDEMVTVAKSMQGQSSK; encoded by the coding sequence TTGAAAAAGGTGAGAAAAAGCTTTGTTTTGCTTTTAACGGGACTGCTTGCTGTCCTTATTCTTTCTGCCTGCGGGCAAAAAACGCAGCAAGATATTGTGACCGGATTAGATGAAAAGGCGAAAGAATATACCTCGTACAAAGCAAAAGCGAAAATGACCATCGAGACAGGGAGTGAGCCTCAAGTATACAATGTGGAAATCTGGCACAAAAAGCCGTCTCTGTACAGGGTTTATTTAGAAAATCCGAAAAAGGACCAAAACCAAGTCATTTTAAGAAACGAAAACGGAGTATTTGTTCTCACGCCGTCTTTAAATAAGAGCTTCAGGTTCCAAAGCGACTGGCCAAACAACAGCAGCCAGGTCTACCTGTTTGAATCGCTCGTAAAGGATGTTCAAAACGATTCGGATGCAGTTTTCACTGCGAAAGAAAAGAAATACGTATTTGAAACAAAAACAAACTATCAGCACAACAAAATGCTGCCGACGCAAGAAATCACATTTAACAAAAAAGATATGAGCCCGTTATCTGTCAAAGTGATGGATACAGACCGAAAAGTCATGGTGAAAGTGGAATTCAGCAGCTTCGAATTTAATAAACAATTCGACAAAGAATCCTTTGACGAAAAGAAAAATATGACCCTTTCCCAAATGGATGTCGCCACAAGCGCGAAGCCTTCCGATACATTCGCGGTCAAAACGCCGCTTGAATTGCCGCTTGGCGTAAAGCTGCTTGAAGAAAAAGATATTTCTACTGAAGACGGAAAGCGCATCATCATGACCTACGGTGGAGAAAAATCATTCACCTTAATTCAAGAAAAAGCCCAGATCGCCAAGGCATCCTCCTCAGTTACGCTGAACGGCGAACCGGTAAATCTCGGCTACACCATCGGCGCCCTGTCAGATTCATCATTATCATGGACATATGACGGTGTAGATTACCTTCTCTCATCTAAAGATCTTTCTAAAGACGAAATGGTGACAGTCGCGAAAAGCATGCAGGGACAATCATCTAAATAA
- the alr gene encoding alanine racemase, protein MSTIPFYRDTWAEIDLSAIKENVGNMKKHIGEHVHLMAVVKANAYGHGDAETAQAALDAGASCLAVAILDEAISLRKKGLKAPILVLGAVPPQYASIAAEYDVTLTGYSVEWLQEAARHTKEGSLQFHLKVDSGMNRLGVKTEEEVQNVLAILDRNPRLKCKGVFTHFATADEKERGYFFMQFERFKELIAPLPLKKMMVHCANSAAGLRLKKGFFNAVRFGIGMYGLRPSAEIADEIPFQLRPAFTLHSTLSHVKLIKKGESVSYGAEYTAEKDTWIGTVPVGYADGWLRTLKGTEILVKGKRLKIAGRICMDQFMVELDQEYPPGTKVTLIGRQGDEYISMDEIAGRLGTINYEVSCTISSRVPRMFLENGSIMEVRNPLLQENASK, encoded by the coding sequence ATGAGCACAATACCTTTTTACAGAGATACGTGGGCGGAAATCGACTTGTCCGCGATAAAAGAAAATGTCGGCAATATGAAAAAACACATCGGCGAACATGTCCACCTGATGGCAGTTGTAAAAGCAAACGCCTATGGGCATGGCGACGCAGAAACAGCACAGGCGGCTCTTGACGCAGGTGCTTCATGCTTGGCGGTGGCTATTCTGGATGAAGCAATTTCCCTGCGCAAGAAGGGATTGAAGGCGCCAATATTGGTGCTCGGTGCGGTTCCCCCGCAGTATGCTTCAATCGCGGCGGAATATGACGTGACATTAACAGGCTATTCTGTTGAATGGCTTCAGGAAGCAGCCCGCCACACGAAAGAAGGTTCTCTTCAGTTTCATTTGAAGGTCGATTCGGGCATGAACAGGCTTGGCGTAAAAACGGAAGAAGAAGTTCAGAACGTGCTGGCGATTCTTGATCGCAACCCCCGATTAAAGTGCAAAGGGGTATTTACCCACTTTGCGACAGCGGATGAAAAAGAAAGAGGCTATTTCTTCATGCAGTTTGAGCGCTTTAAAGAACTGATTGCTCCGCTGCCGCTAAAGAAAATGATGGTGCATTGCGCAAACAGCGCTGCCGGTCTTCGTTTGAAAAAAGGCTTTTTCAACGCGGTGAGATTCGGCATCGGCATGTACGGCCTCCGTCCGTCAGCCGAGATTGCGGACGAGATACCGTTTCAGCTGCGTCCGGCATTTACCCTGCATTCGACACTGTCTCATGTTAAATTGATCAAAAAAGGCGAGAGCGTCAGCTACGGAGCGGAATACACAGCTGAAAAAGACACATGGATCGGGACGGTGCCTGTCGGCTATGCGGATGGCTGGCTTCGAACATTGAAAGGAACCGAGATTCTTGTGAAGGGAAAACGGCTGAAAATCGCCGGCCGCATCTGTATGGACCAATTTATGGTGGAGCTGGATCAGGAATATCCGCCAGGCACAAAAGTTACATTAATAGGCCGGCAGGGCGATGAATATATTTCCATGGATGAGATTGCAGGCAGGCTCGGTACCATCAACTACGAGGTGTCTTGTACAATAAGTTCCCGTGTTCCCCGTATGTTTTTGGAAAATGGGAGTATAATGGAAGTAAGAAATCCTTTATTGCAGGAAAATGCAAGCAAATAG
- the endB gene encoding type II toxin-antitoxin system antitoxin EndoAI has translation MSESSARTEMKISLPENLVAELDGVAMREKRSRNELISQAVRAYVSERTTRHNRDLMRRGYMEMAKINLNISSEAHFAECEAETTVERLVSGG, from the coding sequence TTGTCTGAATCCAGCGCAAGAACCGAAATGAAAATCAGCTTGCCCGAAAACCTAGTAGCTGAATTGGATGGTGTAGCGATGCGGGAGAAACGAAGCAGAAACGAACTGATATCACAAGCAGTGAGAGCGTATGTCAGCGAACGAACAACTCGTCACAACCGTGATTTGATGAGACGCGGCTATATGGAAATGGCGAAAATCAACTTGAATATTTCTTCTGAAGCTCACTTTGCGGAGTGCGAGGCTGAAACGACAGTTGAGCGCTTAGTCAGCGGAGGATAA
- the ndoA gene encoding type II toxin-antitoxin system endoribonuclease NdoA, protein MIVKRGDVYFADLSPVVGSEQGGVRPVLVIQNDIGNRFSPTAIVAAITAQIQKAKLPTHVEIDAKRYGFERDSVILLEQIRTIDKQRLTDKITHLDDEMMDKVDEALQISLALIDF, encoded by the coding sequence TTGATTGTGAAACGCGGCGATGTTTATTTTGCTGATTTATCTCCTGTTGTTGGCTCAGAGCAAGGCGGGGTGCGCCCGGTTTTAGTGATCCAAAATGACATCGGAAATCGCTTCAGCCCAACTGCTATTGTTGCAGCCATAACAGCACAAATACAGAAAGCGAAATTACCAACCCACGTCGAAATCGATGCAAAACGCTACGGTTTTGAAAGAGATTCCGTTATTTTGCTGGAGCAAATTCGGACGATTGACAAGCAAAGGTTAACGGATAAGATTACTCATCTGGATGATGAAATGATGGATAAGGTTGATGAAGCCTTACAAATCAGTTTGGCACTCATTGATTTTTAG
- the rsbRA gene encoding RsbT co-antagonist protein RsbRA produces the protein MMSNQTVYQFIAENQNELLQLWTDTLKELSEQESYQLTDQVYENISKEYIDILLLSVKDDTAAQDQISELALKAVQIGLSLKFLATALAEFWKRLYTKMNGKRLPDQESTELIWQIDRFFSPINTEIFNQYSISWEKTVTLQKIALQELSAPLIPVFENITVMPLVGTIDTERAKRIMENLLNGVVKHRSQVVLIDITGVPVVDTMVAHHIIQASEAVRLVGAKCLLAGIRPEIAQTIVNLGIDLSQVITKNTLQKGIQTALEMTDRKIVSLGE, from the coding sequence TTGATGTCGAATCAGACTGTATACCAGTTCATTGCCGAGAATCAAAATGAACTGCTCCAACTGTGGACTGACACACTAAAAGAATTAAGCGAGCAAGAATCATATCAGCTGACTGACCAAGTGTATGAAAATATATCTAAAGAATATATCGACATTCTTCTTTTATCTGTTAAGGATGACACCGCTGCTCAGGACCAAATCAGCGAACTGGCGCTAAAAGCCGTCCAAATCGGACTTTCTTTGAAGTTTCTGGCTACGGCGCTAGCTGAATTCTGGAAGCGTCTCTACACGAAAATGAACGGTAAGAGATTGCCAGATCAAGAGAGTACGGAACTAATCTGGCAGATTGACCGCTTTTTCAGCCCGATTAATACAGAAATCTTTAACCAATATTCAATCTCATGGGAAAAAACAGTAACCCTGCAAAAAATCGCTCTGCAGGAGCTATCTGCGCCGCTCATCCCGGTGTTTGAAAATATCACCGTGATGCCGCTGGTCGGAACAATTGATACCGAACGCGCAAAACGAATTATGGAAAATCTGCTTAATGGCGTCGTCAAACACCGGTCCCAAGTCGTTTTGATCGATATTACGGGCGTGCCGGTCGTCGATACGATGGTTGCCCATCATATTATTCAAGCGTCTGAAGCGGTAAGGCTTGTCGGAGCAAAATGCCTGCTGGCCGGAATCCGTCCGGAAATTGCTCAGACCATCGTCAACCTCGGCATTGATTTATCCCAAGTTATAACTAAGAATACCCTGCAAAAAGGAATTCAAACGGCTTTGGAAATGACAGATCGAAAAATTGTTTCATTGGGGGAATAA
- the rsbS gene encoding RsbT antagonist protein RsbS: MRHPKIPILKLYNCLLVSIQWELDDQTALTFQEDLLNKIYETGANGVVIDLTSVDMIDSFIAKVLGDVITMSKLMGAKVVLTGIQPAVAVTLIELGIALEEIETALDLEQGLETLKRELGE, from the coding sequence TTGAGACATCCGAAAATCCCGATCTTGAAACTGTATAATTGCTTATTAGTGTCCATTCAATGGGAACTTGATGACCAAACCGCATTAACCTTTCAAGAAGACTTATTAAATAAAATATACGAAACAGGCGCTAACGGGGTTGTCATTGACCTGACATCTGTGGACATGATTGATTCCTTTATCGCTAAAGTGCTGGGCGACGTGATCACGATGTCTAAACTAATGGGCGCAAAAGTGGTCTTGACGGGAATTCAGCCTGCTGTAGCAGTGACACTGATTGAACTCGGAATCGCACTTGAGGAAATCGAAACTGCGCTCGACTTAGAGCAAGGCCTTGAGACATTGAAGCGGGAATTGGGGGAATAG
- the rsbT gene encoding serine/threonine-protein kinase RsbT has protein sequence MNDQSCVKIMTEWDIVAARQLGRNVAKELGFGTVDQARITTAISELARNIYLYAGKGQIGIEQVSDRGKKGLKIIAEDQGPGIPDIRKVMEDGFSTSGGLGAGLPGVKRLMDEFSLNSVAGEGTEIQAIKWLR, from the coding sequence ATGAACGACCAATCCTGTGTAAAAATCATGACAGAATGGGATATTGTGGCCGCCAGACAGCTGGGGCGAAACGTTGCAAAAGAACTGGGTTTCGGCACTGTAGACCAGGCTAGAATTACAACGGCTATTTCAGAATTAGCCAGGAACATTTATTTATATGCCGGTAAAGGCCAGATTGGAATTGAACAGGTCTCTGACAGAGGAAAAAAGGGCCTGAAAATCATAGCGGAAGACCAAGGACCGGGAATTCCCGATATCCGCAAAGTCATGGAAGACGGATTTTCAACGTCTGGCGGACTCGGAGCGGGACTTCCCGGCGTGAAAAGGCTGATGGATGAATTCAGTTTAAATTCCGTAGCGGGGGAAGGAACAGAGATACAAGCCATTAAATGGCTTCGGTAG
- the rsbU gene encoding phosphoserine phosphatase RsbU, producing the protein MDFREVIEQRYHQLLSRYIAELTETSLYQAQKFSRKTIEHQIPPEEIISIHRKVLKELYPSLPEDVFHSLDFLIEVMIGYGMAYQEHQTLRGIQQEIKSEIEIAANVQQTLLGTKIPQEEALDIGAISVPAKQMSGDYYHFVKDKESINIAIADVIGKGIPAALCMSMIKYAMDSLPETGIHPSQVLKNLNRVVEQNVDASMFITMFYANYNMVNHQFTYASAGHEPGFYYSQKDNTFYDLEAKGLVLGISQDYDYKQFDQHLETGDMIVLFSDGVTECRTENGFLERPDLQKLIEEHMCSSAQEMVKNIYDSLLKLQDFQLHDDFTLIVLRRKV; encoded by the coding sequence GTGGATTTTAGGGAGGTTATTGAGCAGCGATATCATCAGCTGCTTAGCCGATATATAGCCGAATTAACAGAAACATCTTTATATCAAGCCCAAAAATTCAGCCGAAAAACAATCGAGCATCAAATTCCTCCGGAAGAAATCATCAGCATTCACCGAAAAGTGCTGAAGGAGCTGTATCCGAGTCTCCCGGAAGATGTTTTTCATTCGCTGGATTTTTTAATAGAAGTCATGATTGGATATGGAATGGCTTATCAGGAGCATCAAACCCTCAGGGGGATACAGCAGGAAATCAAATCAGAAATTGAAATCGCGGCAAATGTCCAGCAGACGCTGCTCGGGACAAAGATTCCGCAGGAAGAAGCGCTGGATATCGGCGCCATCAGTGTGCCTGCTAAGCAGATGAGCGGTGATTACTACCACTTTGTCAAAGACAAGGAATCCATTAATATCGCGATCGCGGATGTGATCGGAAAAGGCATTCCGGCGGCTCTTTGCATGTCCATGATTAAATACGCGATGGACTCTTTGCCGGAAACGGGCATACACCCTTCACAGGTGCTGAAAAACTTAAACCGGGTTGTTGAACAAAACGTTGATGCCAGTATGTTTATTACCATGTTTTATGCAAATTACAATATGGTCAATCATCAATTTACATATGCTTCAGCGGGACATGAACCGGGATTCTATTATTCTCAAAAAGACAACACGTTTTACGATTTAGAGGCCAAAGGACTCGTTCTCGGCATCTCGCAAGATTATGACTACAAACAATTCGATCAGCATCTCGAAACGGGCGATATGATTGTTTTATTTTCTGACGGCGTCACAGAATGCAGAACGGAAAACGGTTTCTTGGAGCGTCCTGATTTGCAGAAGCTCATTGAGGAACATATGTGTTCCTCAGCGCAGGAAATGGTCAAAAATATTTATGACAGCCTCCTCAAATTGCAGGACTTTCAGCTTCATGATGATTTTACGTTAATTGTTTTGCGAAGAAAGGTTTAA
- the rsbV gene encoding anti-sigma factor antagonist RsbV, which yields MNINVDVKQNENDIQVNIAGEIDVYSAPVLREKLVPLAEKGADLRICLKDVSYMDSTGLGVFVGIFKTVKKQGGSLKLENLSDRLIRLFDITGLKDIIDISAKSEGGVQ from the coding sequence ATGAATATAAATGTTGATGTGAAGCAAAACGAGAATGATATACAAGTAAACATTGCAGGAGAAATCGATGTGTATTCAGCTCCGGTGCTCAGAGAGAAGCTCGTTCCTCTGGCAGAAAAAGGCGCTGATTTAAGAATTTGCCTGAAAGATGTCAGCTACATGGACAGTACCGGACTCGGCGTTTTTGTAGGCATCTTTAAAACGGTTAAAAAACAAGGCGGTTCGCTGAAGCTTGAAAATCTTTCTGACAGGCTGATCCGTCTGTTTGACATTACAGGCCTGAAGGACATCATTGATATTTCTGCAAAGTCAGAAGGTGGAGTGCAATGA
- the rsbW gene encoding anti-sigma B factor RsbW produces the protein MKNNADYIEMKVPAQPEYVGIIRLTLSGVASRMGYTYDEIEDLKIAVSEACTNAVQHAYKEDKNGEVSIRFGVFEDRLEVIVADEGDSFDFDQKQQDLGPYTPSHTVDQLSEGGLGLYLMETLMDEVRVQNHSGVTVAMTKYLNGERVDHDTTIKNYETN, from the coding sequence ATGAAGAATAACGCTGATTACATCGAAATGAAAGTGCCGGCCCAGCCTGAATATGTAGGAATTATAAGGCTGACGCTGTCAGGCGTCGCGAGCAGAATGGGCTATACGTACGATGAAATTGAAGATCTGAAAATCGCAGTTAGTGAAGCGTGTACAAATGCGGTTCAGCACGCTTACAAAGAAGATAAAAATGGGGAAGTGTCAATACGATTCGGTGTGTTCGAAGACCGGTTAGAGGTCATTGTGGCGGATGAAGGAGACAGCTTTGATTTCGATCAAAAGCAGCAGGATCTAGGGCCGTACACACCTTCGCACACAGTTGATCAATTATCAGAAGGAGGGCTCGGTCTATATTTAATGGAAACGCTCATGGATGAAGTCAGAGTGCAAAACCACTCCGGCGTCACCGTAGCGATGACAAAGTATTTAAATGGGGAGCGAGTTGATCATGACACAACCATCAAAAACTACGAAACTAACTAA
- the sigB gene encoding RNA polymerase sigma factor SigB — MTQPSKTTKLTKDEVDRLISDYQTNQDEQAQETLVRVYTNLVDMLAKKYSKGKSFHEDLRQVGMIGLLGAIKRYDPVVGKSFEAFAIPTIIGEIKRFLRDKTWSVHVPRRIKELGPRIKMAVDQLTTETQRSPKVEEIAEFLDVSEEEVLETMEMGKSYQALSVDHSIEADADGSTVTILDIVGSQEDGYERVNQQMMLQSVLHVLSDREKQIIDLTYIQNKSQKETGDILGISQMHVSRLQRKAVKKLREALIEDPSMELM, encoded by the coding sequence ATGACACAACCATCAAAAACTACGAAACTAACTAAAGATGAAGTCGATCGGCTCATAAGCGATTACCAAACAAATCAAGATGAACAGGCGCAGGAAACGCTTGTGCGGGTGTATACAAACCTGGTTGATATGCTTGCGAAAAAATATTCAAAAGGCAAAAGCTTTCACGAGGACCTCCGCCAGGTCGGCATGATCGGGCTGCTCGGCGCGATTAAGCGATACGATCCCGTCGTCGGCAAATCGTTTGAAGCTTTTGCGATTCCGACAATCATCGGTGAAATTAAACGTTTCCTCAGAGATAAAACGTGGAGCGTTCATGTGCCGAGACGGATAAAAGAACTGGGCCCAAGAATCAAAATGGCGGTTGATCAGCTGACGACTGAAACACAAAGGTCGCCGAAAGTAGAAGAGATTGCCGAATTCCTCGATGTTTCAGAAGAAGAGGTTCTTGAGACGATGGAAATGGGCAAAAGCTATCAGGCCCTATCCGTTGACCACAGTATTGAAGCGGATGCGGATGGAAGCACCGTTACGATTCTTGATATCGTCGGATCACAGGAGGACGGATATGAGCGGGTTAACCAGCAAATGATGCTGCAAAGCGTGCTTCATGTCCTTTCAGACCGTGAAAAACAAATCATAGACCTTACGTATATCCAAAACAAAAGCCAAAAAGAAACTGGGGACATTCTCGGTATATCTCAAATGCACGTCTCGCGTCTGCAGCGCAAAGCTGTGAAGAAGCTCAGAGAGGCCTTGATTGAAGATCCCTCGATGGAGTTAATGTAA
- the rsbX gene encoding phosphoserine phosphatase RsbX has translation MIQVEENEHIQTLVYQLNKEGKSICGDSFFMKADDKELVCAVADGLGSGSLANESSAAIKDLVENYANEDVESIIERCNQAMKNKRGATASILKINFEQRQFTYCSVGNVRFILHSPSGESFYPLPISGYLSGKPQKYKTHTATYEKGSKFIIHTDGLNVPDIRSHLKKGQSVEDISNSLKMYTTSRKDDLTYILGQLS, from the coding sequence ATGATCCAGGTTGAAGAAAACGAGCATATTCAAACTCTTGTATACCAACTGAATAAAGAAGGAAAATCGATTTGCGGCGACAGCTTTTTTATGAAAGCTGATGATAAGGAGCTAGTTTGTGCGGTAGCTGACGGACTTGGAAGCGGGTCGCTTGCCAACGAATCTTCTGCAGCCATTAAAGACTTAGTGGAAAACTATGCGAATGAAGACGTAGAAAGCATTATCGAACGCTGTAATCAGGCGATGAAAAACAAAAGAGGCGCTACAGCGTCTATCCTGAAAATCAATTTTGAACAACGGCAGTTTACGTACTGCTCTGTCGGAAACGTACGATTTATTCTGCATTCCCCGTCTGGTGAAAGCTTTTATCCTCTGCCGATTTCAGGCTATTTATCAGGCAAGCCGCAAAAATACAAAACGCACACCGCCACTTATGAAAAGGGTTCAAAGTTCATCATACATACAGATGGACTCAACGTACCCGATATCCGCTCCCATTTGAAAAAAGGCCAATCGGTAGAAGACATATCGAATTCGCTGAAAATGTATACGACATCGAGAAAAGATGATCTGACCTATATTCTTGGACAGCTGTCCTAA
- a CDS encoding Tex family protein — protein sequence METSALLKQQIAKEIGLSQKHVESVIRLLEDGNTVPFIARYRKEQTGSMDEVQIQTISERWQYIQNLNQRKEEVIRLIAEQDKLTDDLKRKIEQSVKLQEVEDLYRPYKQKRKTKATVAKSKGLEPLADYILTLPQDNRLAATADQYISEEKEVFTREEAIEGAKHIIAEQISDEPNFRKWIRQETFKKGTIKSAAGKSADTDEKNVYEMYYEYEEPIAKVVPHRVLAMNRGEKEDILKVSIEPPADHIKAYLEKQIIKNRSTSVKEILQETIEDSYKRLIQPAIEREIRKELSEKADEQAIHIFSENLRKLLLQPPMKGKTVLGVDPAFRTGCKLAVSDETGKVLEIDVIYPHAPVNKTKEAHEKVKKILEQHQVEMVAIGNGTASRETEQFIVNVLKDMPRKIYYVIVNEAGASVYSASELAREEFPELQVEERSAVSIARRLQDPLAELVKIDPKSVGVGQYQHDVSQKRLNESLRFVVETVVNQVGVNVNTASAALLQYVAGLSKSVAGNVVKKREEIGKFSNRKELKDIPRLGAKTYEQCIGFLRVQEGTEPLDRTGIHPESYKETKALLKKLGLSTEQIGTAELKDKINQLALSETAKELGIGEITLKDICEQLTRPERDPRDEVPKPLLKTDVLQLEDLKEGMELQGTVRNVVDFGAFVDIGVKQDGLVHISKLSNQFVKHPLDVVSVGDIVTVWVDGVDVQKGRVSLSMVK from the coding sequence ATGGAAACGTCAGCCCTTTTAAAACAGCAAATTGCGAAAGAAATAGGTTTGTCACAAAAACATGTTGAAAGTGTCATCCGCCTGCTGGAGGACGGCAACACAGTCCCATTTATCGCCCGGTACCGAAAAGAGCAGACGGGTTCAATGGATGAGGTTCAGATTCAGACGATTTCTGAACGCTGGCAATACATACAAAACCTGAATCAGCGAAAAGAAGAAGTCATCAGGCTCATTGCAGAGCAGGATAAACTAACAGATGATTTAAAACGAAAAATTGAGCAATCGGTGAAGCTTCAGGAAGTGGAAGACCTTTACCGCCCGTATAAACAAAAACGCAAAACAAAGGCGACAGTCGCGAAAAGCAAAGGCCTCGAGCCGCTTGCCGACTATATTCTGACACTCCCGCAAGATAACCGTCTGGCAGCAACCGCAGACCAATACATCAGCGAAGAAAAAGAAGTGTTCACACGGGAAGAAGCGATTGAAGGCGCCAAGCACATTATTGCGGAACAAATCTCAGACGAACCGAATTTCAGAAAGTGGATTCGCCAGGAAACCTTCAAAAAAGGAACCATTAAGTCTGCAGCCGGAAAGTCGGCAGACACCGATGAGAAAAATGTGTATGAAATGTATTATGAGTATGAAGAGCCAATCGCAAAAGTCGTACCGCACAGGGTGCTGGCGATGAACCGCGGCGAAAAAGAAGACATTTTAAAGGTGTCTATCGAACCGCCAGCGGATCACATTAAGGCGTATTTAGAAAAGCAAATCATCAAAAACCGCTCAACGTCTGTAAAAGAAATTTTGCAGGAGACCATTGAAGACAGCTATAAAAGGCTGATTCAGCCGGCAATCGAGCGTGAAATCAGAAAAGAGCTGTCAGAAAAAGCGGATGAACAAGCGATTCATATTTTCTCTGAAAACTTGAGAAAGCTTCTGCTTCAGCCGCCGATGAAAGGCAAAACCGTTCTCGGTGTTGACCCAGCCTTCCGAACAGGCTGTAAGCTCGCTGTGTCAGATGAAACCGGAAAAGTTTTGGAGATTGATGTCATCTATCCGCATGCGCCAGTCAACAAAACAAAAGAAGCCCATGAAAAAGTGAAAAAGATTCTTGAGCAGCATCAAGTCGAGATGGTGGCGATCGGAAACGGCACGGCATCCAGAGAAACAGAGCAATTCATCGTCAATGTACTGAAGGACATGCCGCGCAAAATTTATTATGTGATCGTCAATGAAGCGGGAGCAAGTGTATATTCGGCTTCTGAGCTTGCCAGAGAAGAATTCCCTGAGCTTCAGGTTGAAGAGCGCAGTGCCGTATCTATTGCGAGAAGACTTCAAGACCCGCTCGCTGAACTCGTGAAAATTGATCCGAAATCTGTGGGTGTCGGGCAGTACCAGCATGACGTCAGCCAAAAACGCTTAAATGAATCTCTGCGGTTTGTTGTCGAAACCGTCGTGAACCAAGTAGGCGTAAACGTCAACACAGCATCCGCCGCGCTGCTTCAATATGTAGCTGGATTATCAAAGTCTGTCGCAGGCAACGTTGTCAAAAAACGCGAGGAAATCGGAAAGTTTTCAAATCGAAAAGAACTGAAGGACATCCCGAGACTCGGTGCGAAAACCTATGAGCAATGCATCGGTTTCTTAAGAGTGCAGGAAGGGACAGAGCCTTTGGACAGAACAGGCATCCACCCGGAAAGCTATAAAGAAACAAAAGCACTATTGAAAAAGCTCGGCCTTTCAACAGAACAAATCGGCACGGCGGAATTGAAGGATAAAATCAATCAGCTGGCGCTTTCTGAAACGGCAAAAGAGCTGGGAATCGGCGAAATCACTTTGAAAGATATTTGTGAACAGCTGACAAGGCCGGAACGCGATCCGCGTGATGAGGTGCCTAAACCTTTACTGAAAACAGACGTCCTTCAGCTAGAAGATTTGAAAGAGGGAATGGAACTGCAGGGCACCGTGCGCAACGTAGTGGACTTCGGAGCGTTTGTTGATATCGGAGTCAAACAAGACGGACTTGTGCATATCTCAAAACTCAGCAATCAATTCGTCAAGCATCCCCTTGATGTCGTATCCGTCGGCGATATTGTGACGGTTTGGGTTGATGGCGTAGATGTACAAAAAGGCAGAGTATCGCTGTCTATGGTAAAATAA
- the cmpA gene encoding cortex morphogenetic protein CmpA, protein MPNWLKKQMQKAFLEKDNYQIKLLNQCWYFYRKKHCS, encoded by the coding sequence ATGCCAAATTGGCTTAAAAAACAGATGCAAAAAGCATTCCTTGAAAAAGATAATTACCAAATTAAACTGCTGAATCAATGCTGGTATTTCTATAGAAAAAAACACTGCTCGTAA
- a CDS encoding SprT family protein, whose amino-acid sequence MDNKELQKLTENISETYFKKPFRHQALFNDRLKTTGGRYLLTSHNIELNRKYLIEHGREELIGIIKHELCHYHLHLEGKGYKHRDRDFRVLLQQVNAPRFCTPLKKKTEAKKTYTYICTACGQQYIKKRAMNPDRYRCGKCRGKIKRIFS is encoded by the coding sequence ATGGATAACAAAGAGCTTCAAAAACTGACAGAGAATATTTCTGAAACGTATTTTAAAAAGCCGTTCCGCCATCAGGCGCTTTTTAATGACAGGCTTAAAACCACGGGCGGAAGGTACCTGTTAACCTCCCATAACATTGAACTGAACAGAAAATATTTGATTGAACACGGCAGAGAGGAACTGATCGGCATCATCAAGCACGAGCTTTGCCATTATCATCTTCACCTTGAAGGAAAAGGGTACAAGCACAGAGACAGAGATTTTCGAGTGCTGCTGCAGCAGGTTAACGCGCCGAGGTTCTGTACACCCCTTAAGAAAAAAACAGAAGCCAAAAAAACTTATACGTATATCTGCACGGCCTGCGGCCAACAGTATATAAAGAAGCGTGCCATGAACCCTGACAGATACAGGTGCGGAAAATGCCGCGGAAAAATAAAAAGAATTTTTTCGTGA